The following are encoded together in the Pedobacter sp. D749 genome:
- a CDS encoding GH92 family glycosyl hydrolase, producing the protein MKRLFIALLSVAASTSFAQTIGKITDPVDWINPLMGTASKPDLSNGNTYPAIGLPWGMNMWSPQTGKNGDGWAYVYDADKIRGFKQTHQPSPWMNDYGAFSIMPVTGKLRFTDDDRASWFSHKAEVSKPYYYSVYLADADVTTEITPTERAAQFRFTFPKTDSAYVVVDAQNKGSYIKIIPAERKIIGYTTKYARGPLPKNFKNYFVIYFNKDFKLSKTWNDKKLNDKDLELTVDHAGAVIGFATQKGEQVLAKVASSFISFEQADLNLKRELANDGFDATKAKGRAIWNKTLSKIAVEGGTIDQTRTFYSAMYRTLFFPNKLYEIDAQNQIVHWSPYNGQVLPGYMFAGTGFWDTFRALYPFLNLVYPSINKEMQQGLINDYKEGGWLPEWSSPGYANIMVGNNSASVVSDAYIKGMRGYDIETLWQALKHGANNEGPMEAVGRDGVKYYNELGYVPFDVKKNENAAKTLEYSYDDFTIYQLGRALGKPASEIDIYKKRAMNYKNLFDPASGLMRGKNQDGTFQSPFSPFKWGGAFTEGNSWHYTWSVFQDIDGLAKLMGGHSKFVTKLDSVFSMPPVFDESAYGGVIHEIREMQIANMGQYAHGNQPIQHMIYLYNYGGAPYKTQYWVRETMNRMYKATPDGYCGDEDNGQTSAWYVFSAMGFYPVTPAVDQYVLGAPLFKKVTITLENGKTVVINAAANSDNNRYVQSLQMNGKPYSKNWISHSGLQKGAVLNFNMSATPNKTRGSNPADFPYSLSTEK; encoded by the coding sequence ATGAAAAGATTATTTATCGCCTTATTGAGTGTCGCGGCATCAACCAGTTTCGCGCAAACAATTGGCAAAATCACAGATCCGGTAGATTGGATTAACCCATTAATGGGAACAGCTTCGAAACCAGATCTATCAAATGGAAATACCTACCCGGCAATCGGATTGCCATGGGGAATGAACATGTGGTCGCCACAAACTGGTAAAAACGGAGATGGATGGGCCTATGTTTACGATGCCGACAAAATCCGTGGCTTTAAACAAACCCATCAGCCTTCGCCCTGGATGAACGATTACGGCGCTTTTTCTATTATGCCGGTTACTGGTAAATTAAGATTTACTGATGATGACCGTGCAAGTTGGTTCAGCCATAAAGCAGAGGTTTCTAAACCATATTATTACAGTGTTTATTTAGCAGATGCTGATGTAACCACCGAAATTACCCCAACAGAAAGGGCCGCGCAGTTCAGATTTACTTTTCCTAAAACGGATAGTGCTTATGTGGTAGTAGATGCACAGAATAAAGGTTCTTACATTAAAATTATTCCTGCAGAAAGAAAAATTATCGGTTATACCACTAAATATGCCCGGGGTCCATTGCCTAAAAATTTCAAAAATTACTTCGTAATCTATTTCAATAAAGATTTCAAATTATCTAAAACCTGGAATGATAAAAAACTTAACGATAAAGATTTAGAGTTAACTGTCGATCATGCCGGTGCTGTTATTGGTTTTGCCACACAAAAAGGCGAGCAGGTACTTGCAAAAGTGGCCTCTTCATTTATCAGTTTTGAGCAAGCCGATTTAAATTTAAAAAGAGAACTGGCTAATGATGGTTTCGATGCCACTAAAGCAAAAGGTAGAGCAATCTGGAACAAAACCTTAAGTAAAATTGCGGTTGAAGGTGGGACGATTGATCAAACCCGTACTTTCTATTCGGCAATGTACCGTACCTTATTCTTCCCTAATAAATTATACGAAATTGATGCACAAAACCAGATCGTACACTGGAGTCCTTACAACGGTCAGGTTTTACCAGGATACATGTTCGCTGGAACAGGTTTCTGGGATACTTTTAGGGCATTATATCCTTTCTTAAACCTGGTTTATCCTTCAATTAACAAGGAAATGCAACAAGGCTTAATCAACGATTACAAAGAAGGTGGTTGGTTGCCAGAGTGGAGCAGTCCGGGTTATGCAAACATTATGGTTGGCAACAACTCTGCTTCGGTAGTTTCTGATGCTTATATTAAAGGTATGCGTGGTTACGACATCGAAACGTTATGGCAGGCTTTAAAACATGGCGCAAATAACGAGGGTCCGATGGAAGCTGTTGGTCGCGATGGTGTTAAATATTACAACGAATTGGGTTATGTACCTTTCGATGTGAAAAAGAATGAAAATGCGGCTAAAACCCTGGAATATTCTTATGACGATTTTACCATTTACCAGTTAGGAAGAGCCTTGGGTAAACCAGCATCAGAAATTGATATCTATAAGAAAAGAGCCATGAACTACAAGAATCTTTTCGATCCGGCTTCAGGTTTAATGCGTGGCAAAAATCAGGATGGAACTTTCCAAAGCCCGTTCAGCCCATTTAAATGGGGCGGTGCATTTACCGAAGGTAATAGCTGGCACTACACCTGGTCTGTTTTTCAGGATATAGATGGTTTGGCCAAATTAATGGGTGGCCATAGTAAATTTGTAACCAAACTGGATTCAGTTTTCTCTATGCCTCCTGTATTTGATGAGAGTGCTTATGGCGGTGTAATTCACGAAATCCGCGAAATGCAGATTGCGAACATGGGCCAGTACGCACATGGTAACCAACCTATCCAGCACATGATTTACCTGTACAACTACGGTGGAGCACCTTATAAAACACAGTATTGGGTAAGAGAAACCATGAACAGAATGTACAAAGCTACTCCGGATGGATATTGCGGTGACGAAGATAACGGACAAACTTCTGCCTGGTATGTTTTCTCGGCAATGGGCTTTTATCCGGTAACACCAGCGGTTGATCAATATGTTTTAGGTGCTCCTTTATTTAAAAAGGTAACGATTACTTTAGAAAATGGTAAAACTGTTGTAATTAATGCAGCAGCCAATAGCGATAACAACCGTTATGTTCAGTCGTTACAGATGAATGGTAAACCATATTCTAAAAACTGGATCAGCCACAGTGGTTTGCAAAAAGGTGCAGTATTAAATTTCAATATGAGTGCAACGCCGAATAAAACCAGAGGTTCAAATCCAGCCGATTTCCCTTATTCATTATCAACAGAAAAATAG
- a CDS encoding basic secretory family protein, whose protein sequence is MKKTAILSIFVMLVSAFSLQLKAQEITKKNGYTLSFESNFAALNPQLKKRLIKTFFDVYPKLAKEYNPSTIKLVKFFVDTAYDGVAATADGKVTFSSMWMIKHPEDIDVVTHEVMHIVQDYGRSVGPGWLTEGIADYARYKFGVDNAGAKWSLPALKPDHSYTNSYRITAGFFAWMEISVKPGIIKTVDASLRDHTYTKNIWTKLTGKDLDALWVDYVKNSQV, encoded by the coding sequence ATGAAAAAAACAGCTATTCTTTCGATTTTTGTAATGCTTGTTTCCGCATTTTCATTGCAATTAAAAGCACAGGAAATTACCAAAAAGAACGGTTATACCTTATCGTTCGAAAGCAATTTTGCGGCGCTGAATCCACAATTGAAAAAGCGCTTAATTAAGACCTTTTTTGATGTTTATCCAAAACTGGCAAAAGAATACAATCCATCAACCATAAAATTAGTAAAATTTTTTGTTGATACTGCTTATGATGGCGTTGCCGCAACTGCTGATGGAAAAGTAACGTTCAGTTCCATGTGGATGATTAAACATCCCGAAGATATTGACGTGGTTACCCACGAAGTGATGCACATTGTGCAGGATTATGGCCGAAGCGTTGGTCCGGGATGGTTAACCGAAGGTATTGCAGATTATGCCCGCTATAAATTTGGTGTAGACAATGCGGGTGCTAAATGGTCACTCCCTGCGCTAAAACCAGATCACAGCTATACAAACAGTTACCGCATTACTGCAGGTTTTTTTGCCTGGATGGAAATAAGCGTAAAACCAGGGATTATTAAAACCGTTGATGCTTCTTTAAGAGACCATACCTATACCAAAAATATCTGGACAAAATTAACAGGTAAAGATTTAGATGCGCTTTGGGTAGATTATGTTAAAAATTCTCAAGTTTAG
- a CDS encoding basic secretory family protein has product MIKKLLIFASISFIGAHTFAQNREREYKITINDKDSTINAIVNAKLKAAFFQVYPKFAQADGYRTKRNVVLDLVTEETTTIQAKAGEIKVNSKWVKNKSQKKIQKELFTALSKNWVSYSKEKHKGYELTFISKDPDLDSMVRKNLIATYFEIYPILVKTFNDKSTHDVLFVVDTAYKAVAEASGNRILFSAGYMKAHPTDIDVVTHETMHIVQGYGYSAGPVWLTEGIADYVRYKYGVDNVGSKWSLPAYNEKQSYTNSYRITARFFAWLEQNVKPGLIAALDQQLRAHQYSEQSWASLTGKTLDQLWEDYSKEPQKVSLTYSGKK; this is encoded by the coding sequence ATGATTAAGAAGTTATTAATATTTGCATCGATATCCTTTATAGGCGCTCATACTTTCGCCCAAAATAGAGAACGAGAATACAAAATTACCATTAACGATAAAGACAGTACAATCAACGCCATCGTAAATGCCAAACTTAAGGCAGCTTTTTTTCAGGTTTACCCAAAATTTGCCCAGGCAGATGGATACCGTACCAAAAGAAACGTAGTGTTAGATTTAGTAACAGAAGAAACGACAACAATACAGGCCAAAGCCGGAGAAATTAAAGTCAACAGTAAATGGGTTAAAAATAAATCGCAAAAGAAAATTCAAAAGGAACTATTTACAGCACTTTCAAAAAACTGGGTTTCTTACAGTAAAGAAAAACACAAAGGTTACGAATTAACATTTATCAGCAAAGACCCGGATTTAGATTCAATGGTAAGGAAGAATTTAATTGCTACTTATTTCGAAATCTATCCAATTTTAGTTAAAACATTTAACGATAAATCTACACACGATGTGCTTTTTGTGGTAGACACAGCATATAAAGCAGTTGCAGAAGCAAGCGGAAACAGAATTTTATTTAGTGCTGGTTACATGAAAGCACACCCAACCGATATTGATGTGGTAACACACGAAACCATGCATATTGTGCAGGGTTATGGCTATAGTGCCGGTCCGGTTTGGTTAACTGAAGGCATTGCGGATTATGTACGGTATAAATATGGGGTTGATAATGTAGGATCAAAATGGAGTTTGCCAGCCTATAATGAGAAACAGAGTTACACCAATAGTTACCGGATTACCGCGCGCTTTTTTGCCTGGTTGGAGCAGAATGTAAAACCTGGTTTAATTGCTGCGTTAGATCAGCAACTAAGGGCACACCAGTACAGCGAACAATCGTGGGCTTCCTTAACTGGAAAAACACTAGATCAGCTTTGGGAAGATTATAGTAAAGAACCACAAAAGGTAAGCCTTACTTATAGCGGCAAAAAGTAA
- a CDS encoding RagB/SusD family nutrient uptake outer membrane protein, protein MKKILIYTVGALLIVGNYGCKKFLNQVPDDRLTFDQMYEKKSTVDQALANVYSTLPDQDQDRSPSAGGNIGPWTAASDEADYTLPNFSENVNSGAWDATSGAVNYHWQSFYQGIQSASSFMANVNRCTDCNIGGIDIVNRYYSEARALRAIYYYYLVRQYGPVVLLGNDPIASDAPLPEISKPRNSMDECIDYIVSELEAASSRLPATPQASQDYGHVTASVADAYKIKALLTAARPLFNGNTDYASLKNQDGKQLISQTADVAKWTKVATAAKAFLTNSRYANYALYNVAATPAGLPDNAFNRAFIATRDVFLNGWNSEIIFGRGGDVTLYQYSLAPNHNGASDGDKGGSFLSPSQQLVDAYFTANGLPIENDPAYTANGTSAYQAPDPNDQDGPRVISNMYVNREPRFYANITYSGRKWINPSSNIITSFEFNGNAGKNAIANNDYTKTGYTSRKHLTVAGWTEGRPIFTMIRLAEIYLDYIEALQESNPSDPDILIYLNKIRVRAGIAPYGSGAGALPVPTDMRDAIRRERRVELAFELDRYFYTREWKIAETTDKQIKGLNITQNAPGFFTPVVTENRVFQKKHYLWPIPNGEIQKVPVIVQNTGW, encoded by the coding sequence ATGAAAAAAATATTGATATATACAGTTGGCGCATTACTGATCGTTGGTAATTATGGCTGTAAGAAATTTTTAAATCAAGTACCTGATGATAGGCTAACCTTCGATCAGATGTACGAAAAAAAGTCTACTGTCGATCAGGCATTGGCAAACGTTTATTCTACACTTCCGGATCAGGATCAGGACCGGTCACCGTCAGCAGGTGGAAACATTGGTCCGTGGACAGCTGCTTCTGATGAGGCGGATTACACCTTGCCTAACTTTAGCGAGAACGTAAATTCGGGTGCATGGGATGCAACCAGTGGCGCGGTAAACTACCACTGGCAAAGCTTTTATCAAGGAATACAATCCGCCAGTTCTTTTATGGCGAATGTTAACAGGTGTACTGATTGTAACATTGGAGGAATTGATATTGTTAACCGTTACTACAGCGAAGCCAGGGCTTTAAGGGCCATTTATTACTATTATTTAGTGAGGCAGTATGGCCCTGTAGTTCTATTGGGCAACGATCCAATCGCATCTGACGCTCCGCTACCGGAAATCAGTAAGCCACGTAATTCAATGGATGAATGTATCGATTATATTGTAAGCGAATTAGAGGCAGCAAGCTCGCGTTTACCTGCAACACCACAAGCGAGCCAGGATTATGGACATGTTACTGCTTCAGTTGCTGATGCCTACAAAATAAAAGCATTATTAACCGCTGCACGTCCGTTATTTAATGGAAACACTGATTATGCCAGCCTTAAAAACCAGGATGGTAAACAATTAATCAGCCAAACTGCTGATGTTGCAAAATGGACAAAAGTGGCAACTGCTGCAAAAGCATTTTTAACCAATTCCCGTTATGCAAATTATGCACTTTATAATGTTGCTGCTACTCCTGCTGGTTTGCCGGATAATGCTTTTAACAGGGCTTTCATTGCTACAAGAGATGTATTTTTGAACGGTTGGAACTCAGAAATTATTTTTGGCAGGGGAGGTGATGTTACGCTTTATCAATATTCATTGGCACCAAATCACAACGGTGCTTCTGATGGCGATAAAGGCGGATCGTTCCTGTCTCCTTCACAACAATTGGTAGATGCTTATTTTACAGCAAATGGGTTACCAATTGAAAATGATCCGGCTTATACTGCAAATGGTACCTCGGCCTATCAGGCTCCAGATCCGAATGATCAGGACGGACCAAGGGTAATTAGCAATATGTATGTTAACCGCGAGCCTCGTTTTTACGCAAATATTACCTATAGCGGCCGTAAGTGGATCAATCCATCATCAAATATTATCACTAGTTTTGAATTTAACGGTAATGCCGGCAAAAATGCTATTGCCAACAACGATTATACTAAAACAGGCTATACCTCAAGAAAGCACTTAACTGTTGCAGGCTGGACAGAGGGCAGACCTATTTTTACCATGATCAGATTAGCAGAGATCTATTTAGATTATATTGAGGCATTGCAGGAGTCTAATCCTTCAGATCCTGATATCTTGATTTATTTGAACAAGATCCGGGTTAGAGCGGGTATAGCGCCTTACGGAAGTGGTGCTGGCGCATTACCTGTACCAACTGATATGAGAGATGCGATCCGCAGGGAAAGACGTGTTGAATTGGCTTTCGAACTAGACCGCTATTTCTATACCAGGGAATGGAAAATTGCAGAGACTACCGACAAGCAGATTAAGGGTTTAAATATTACCCAAAATGCACCAGGATTTTTTACACCAGTGGTTACCGAAAACAGGGTTTTCCAAAAGAAACACTATTTATGGCCTATACCAAATGGCGAAATTCAAAAAGTTCCTGTAATTGTACAAAATACAGGCTGGTAA
- a CDS encoding TonB-dependent receptor has product MKKNTNLTGGRLRLKDCAFKAIAFTLALSSSFYATAHASAININSSVSVNQAKADIVIRGIIKDETGAPLPGAGVKVKGSSTSAAADVNGAFSITVPDQNTVLIITYVGYDTKEITVGTQTTLDIRLKETTGSDLQEVAIVGFGVQKKESLVGAQSSVNVADLKQPVSSMSQLLAGRIPGVINVSRNGEPGATGSDIFIRGISSLSSGDRSPLVIIDGVPNRNLNDISVYDVENFTVLKDAAATAVYGIRGANGVILINTKQGKTGSPRINVEYYEGISRFTKRPQLIDGVDYMNLANEAKYSDYLRGGAAGAFTPAYSIDAVQKTAAGTDPILYPNVNWFDAIYNDFGRNRSATANLSGGVSNAKYYVSLGYYGEDGLFKTDEAVNSAVKQNYNRYNVSANLNWDITGTTKLDLGIKGILGQNNYPSNLLAQDIFSQAFLINPTSFPVLYPNGSLPGISPQADQRNPYGDITRNGYRTSYTNQLYSNIRLTQDLKEITPGLSVTTMFSFDVNNTNGINRTKRESLYRINPSDPYLTPGDPNSGYKYGLILQGQDFLNYNYDNGGDKKMYFEGAVNYNRTFGKHAVSGLLLYNQNDNTKASAPNLTLSLPYRLQGLVSRATYAYDNKYFFEFNMGYNGSENFAPNKRYGFFPAVGLGWLLSSEKFFEPLKNAIQMVKFRYSDGIVGSGGSGNSYADNEGQRFYYLTKVGDAGDYSFGQNGNLGTNGLGVTAYGVDVTWAETRKQDLGFELKTLNNNLSLIVDFYKERRKNQFISRGTVPNYIGLANTPIGNLGIVDNKGIDGTIQYDTQFGKDWSLNLRANFTYNKDKVIENDQAPKPYPWMEQRGYNVLAATRVGYIAEKLFDSQAEINASPTQFGTLMPGDIKYKDLNGDGKIDSFDQTIIGRGDIPSTTYGFGFSLTYKNFDFGLFFQGQDNADVILNIPSFAYSGGLGNMLAVAADRWTPTNPRQDAVYPRLSYGGTNNNNYQTSTWWKRDISFLRLKNADLGYTLKEGIKSIGVKRLRIYATGYNVFTISKFKLWDPELGTNNGTRYPLTSNYSLGLTANF; this is encoded by the coding sequence ATGAAAAAAAATACAAATTTAACTGGAGGCAGGCTCAGGCTTAAAGATTGTGCTTTTAAGGCTATCGCTTTTACTTTAGCTTTAAGCAGTAGTTTTTACGCAACAGCTCATGCTTCAGCGATTAATATAAACAGTTCGGTTTCAGTTAATCAAGCCAAGGCTGATATTGTGATACGTGGTATCATTAAAGATGAAACTGGTGCACCATTACCAGGCGCAGGTGTTAAAGTAAAAGGTAGTTCTACGAGTGCTGCTGCAGATGTAAATGGAGCGTTTAGCATTACCGTTCCTGATCAAAATACAGTCTTAATTATAACTTATGTTGGTTATGATACAAAAGAAATTACAGTTGGTACGCAAACCACACTGGATATCCGTTTAAAGGAAACAACTGGTTCTGACTTACAGGAAGTTGCCATTGTAGGTTTTGGTGTGCAGAAAAAGGAAAGTTTAGTAGGTGCACAGTCATCGGTAAACGTTGCAGATTTGAAACAACCGGTTTCCAGTATGAGTCAATTATTGGCAGGTCGTATCCCGGGTGTAATTAACGTATCAAGAAATGGTGAGCCAGGTGCCACCGGATCAGATATTTTCATCCGCGGTATCTCTTCATTATCATCTGGCGATAGAAGCCCGCTTGTAATTATTGATGGTGTGCCTAACCGTAACTTAAACGATATCAGTGTTTACGATGTAGAAAACTTCACTGTACTAAAAGATGCAGCTGCAACAGCAGTATATGGTATCCGCGGTGCAAACGGTGTAATCTTAATCAACACCAAGCAAGGTAAAACCGGTTCGCCTAGAATTAACGTAGAATACTACGAAGGGATAAGCCGTTTCACCAAAAGACCGCAATTGATTGATGGCGTAGATTACATGAACTTAGCTAACGAGGCCAAATACTCTGATTATTTAAGAGGAGGCGCTGCAGGTGCATTTACGCCGGCATATTCGATAGATGCGGTTCAAAAAACTGCTGCCGGAACCGACCCAATCCTTTACCCGAATGTAAACTGGTTTGATGCCATTTATAACGATTTTGGTAGAAACAGATCAGCAACAGCCAATCTGTCCGGTGGAGTAAGCAATGCAAAATATTATGTATCATTAGGTTATTATGGTGAAGATGGTTTATTTAAAACCGATGAAGCTGTAAATTCTGCGGTTAAACAAAACTATAACCGCTATAATGTTAGTGCAAACTTAAACTGGGATATTACCGGTACCACCAAGTTGGATTTAGGGATCAAGGGTATTTTGGGGCAAAATAATTACCCAAGTAACTTGCTTGCACAGGACATTTTCAGTCAGGCCTTTTTAATTAACCCTACCTCTTTTCCGGTGCTTTATCCAAATGGCAGTTTACCTGGTATCAGCCCGCAAGCCGATCAGCGTAATCCTTATGGTGATATTACGAGAAATGGATATAGAACCAGTTACACCAACCAGTTGTATTCAAATATCCGTTTAACACAGGACTTAAAAGAAATAACACCCGGTTTATCGGTTACAACGATGTTTTCTTTTGATGTGAATAATACCAATGGAATTAACAGGACTAAAAGAGAGAGCTTGTACAGAATTAACCCTAGCGACCCTTACCTTACTCCTGGAGATCCGAATTCAGGTTATAAATATGGTTTAATTTTACAGGGACAAGACTTTTTAAATTACAACTATGACAATGGTGGCGATAAGAAAATGTACTTTGAAGGGGCTGTTAATTATAACCGTACCTTTGGTAAACATGCTGTAAGCGGCTTATTGTTGTATAATCAAAATGATAATACCAAAGCTTCTGCACCTAACCTAACCCTTTCACTTCCTTACCGCTTACAGGGTTTAGTAAGTCGCGCTACCTATGCTTATGATAATAAGTATTTCTTTGAATTTAACATGGGCTATAATGGTTCAGAAAACTTTGCGCCAAATAAACGTTATGGATTTTTTCCGGCTGTTGGTCTGGGATGGTTGCTTTCGAGTGAGAAATTTTTTGAACCGCTTAAAAATGCTATTCAAATGGTTAAATTCCGTTATTCTGACGGTATTGTGGGTAGTGGAGGTAGTGGCAATAGTTATGCAGATAACGAAGGGCAACGTTTCTACTATTTAACTAAAGTTGGTGATGCTGGTGATTATTCTTTCGGCCAAAATGGAAATCTTGGAACAAACGGTTTAGGTGTAACGGCTTATGGTGTTGATGTAACCTGGGCTGAAACCCGTAAACAGGATTTAGGATTTGAATTAAAAACGTTAAATAACAACTTATCGTTAATCGTCGATTTTTATAAAGAAAGAAGAAAGAACCAGTTTATCAGTAGAGGTACGGTACCCAATTATATCGGTTTGGCCAATACACCAATTGGTAACCTGGGTATTGTTGATAACAAAGGTATTGATGGAACCATCCAATATGATACACAATTCGGTAAAGATTGGTCGCTTAATTTAAGGGCTAACTTTACTTACAATAAAGATAAAGTAATCGAGAACGATCAGGCACCGAAACCTTACCCTTGGATGGAGCAACGCGGTTATAATGTTTTGGCTGCAACACGTGTTGGTTATATTGCCGAAAAGTTATTCGACAGCCAGGCAGAGATCAATGCGAGCCCAACACAATTTGGTACGTTAATGCCTGGAGATATCAAGTATAAAGATTTAAATGGTGATGGTAAAATCGATTCATTTGACCAGACGATAATCGGCAGGGGAGATATTCCGAGCACAACCTATGGTTTCGGGTTCTCGTTAACTTACAAAAACTTCGATTTTGGTTTGTTTTTCCAGGGACAGGACAATGCTGATGTTATTTTAAACATTCCTTCATTTGCCTATTCGGGTGGTTTGGGTAATATGCTCGCCGTAGCTGCAGATCGCTGGACACCAACAAATCCTCGTCAGGATGCAGTTTATCCCCGTTTATCTTATGGTGGTACAAATAACAATAACTATCAAACGAGTACCTGGTGGAAACGCGACATCAGCTTCCTGAGGTTAAAAAATGCAGATTTGGGTTATACACTTAAAGAAGGTATAAAATCTATAGGTGTTAAACGCTTAAGGATCTATGCAACAGGTTATAATGTTTTCACCATTAGCAAATTTAAGCTTTGGGATCCTGAACTTGGTACGAATAACGGTACAAGGTACCCACTAACCTCTAATTATTCTTTAGGTCTTACCGCTAATTTTTAA
- a CDS encoding discoidin domain-containing protein produces the protein MNLLKITRSTFGLCVALVLLFGCGKEEYPAVDLFTWKAKVDVTAKAALSVNIESSGGSAGAEGSAKVVDNDPATKFLINPYQNNFYLQLSFPAPQQVASYTLTSGNDAPGRDPKNWKLSGSLDGSNWVDLDTRNDETFSGRNMMKTYSFKNKVLYKHYRLSITAIGSSSLFQLSEWRVIEVPEEQQ, from the coding sequence ATGAATCTTTTAAAAATTACCAGGAGCACTTTCGGACTCTGTGTTGCCCTGGTTTTACTTTTTGGATGCGGTAAAGAAGAATACCCTGCGGTAGATCTTTTCACCTGGAAAGCCAAAGTTGATGTAACGGCAAAAGCCGCACTTTCTGTTAACATTGAGAGTTCTGGAGGATCAGCAGGTGCAGAAGGATCTGCAAAGGTAGTTGATAACGATCCAGCCACTAAATTCCTGATCAACCCTTACCAAAACAACTTTTATTTGCAGTTATCTTTTCCTGCTCCTCAACAGGTTGCGTCTTACACCTTAACATCAGGTAATGATGCTCCGGGCAGAGATCCGAAAAACTGGAAATTAAGCGGTTCTTTGGATGGCTCCAATTGGGTAGATCTGGATACCAGAAATGACGAAACATTTTCAGGTCGTAACATGATGAAAACCTATAGCTTCAAAAACAAAGTTTTGTATAAGCATTATAGGTTGAGCATTACAGCAATTGGTAGCAGTTCATTATTCCAGTTGTCAGAATGGCGTGTAATCGAAGTGCCAGAGGAGCAACAGTAG
- a CDS encoding ROK family protein, giving the protein MEKPVALGVDIGGSHITAALVDLETRTLVKDSIKRSPVDSQESKEVILSAWCDIINKAFKNIKNGNRNVGIAMPGPFNYSEGISLIKDQDKFKSLYQINVKEELSERLDIPAEHIHFINDAAGFLQGEVFAGAAKGNVSVLGLTLGTGLGSSLCLNDKAFDADLWNSEFLDGIAEDYLSTRWFVKRFNQLSGKTVNGVKELVEIVETNHFATMVFMEFGYNLAQFLIPIIKKHKIDTVIVGGNIAQSFNAFAPELIATLKGNGIDTDIKISELKEHAALIGAASCCDLSLT; this is encoded by the coding sequence ATGGAAAAGCCTGTTGCATTAGGTGTAGATATTGGCGGCTCGCATATTACGGCCGCATTGGTGGATTTGGAAACAAGAACTTTAGTGAAGGATTCCATCAAGCGTAGCCCTGTGGATTCGCAGGAGAGTAAAGAAGTGATTTTATCAGCATGGTGCGATATCATCAATAAGGCTTTTAAAAATATTAAAAACGGCAATAGGAATGTGGGAATAGCCATGCCGGGCCCCTTTAATTATAGTGAAGGCATTTCATTAATTAAAGATCAGGATAAGTTTAAATCACTTTACCAGATCAATGTAAAAGAAGAATTATCTGAAAGACTGGATATCCCTGCCGAGCATATTCACTTTATAAACGATGCGGCAGGTTTTTTACAAGGAGAGGTTTTTGCCGGCGCCGCGAAAGGAAATGTGAGTGTGTTAGGCTTAACGCTTGGTACTGGACTAGGCTCATCGCTTTGTCTCAATGATAAAGCTTTTGATGCTGACCTCTGGAATTCCGAATTTTTAGATGGAATTGCAGAAGATTACCTTTCTACACGCTGGTTCGTAAAACGTTTTAATCAACTTAGCGGCAAAACGGTAAATGGAGTGAAAGAACTGGTTGAAATAGTAGAAACCAATCATTTTGCAACAATGGTTTTTATGGAATTTGGTTATAACCTGGCACAGTTCCTGATCCCCATTATCAAGAAGCACAAAATAGATACTGTAATAGTTGGTGGTAATATTGCGCAATCCTTTAATGCATTTGCCCCCGAATTAATTGCAACATTAAAAGGCAACGGAATAGACACTGATATTAAGATTTCAGAATTAAAAGAACATGCAGCATTGATTGGTGCTGCAAGTTGCTGCGATTTGAGCTTAACTTAA